In the Acidimicrobiales bacterium genome, one interval contains:
- a CDS encoding SDR family oxidoreductase: MATILITGSNSGFGRLAVFTLARQGHQVVATMRTVSKGDDLRRLAEGEGLDIEIRQLDVTDPDSVEAAIADPASIDVLVNNAGFEVQGAIEQIDDVLMQRQLETNVMGPLRTMRAVLPAWSERGSGVIVNVSSIAGRVAPPYSGAYAASKHALEALTESLHFEVSHLGIRVHLIEPGRFPTNFSDNIVFPPAWEGSPHEDRALIFRDSLTSLDGDGTGTPADPQLVADSIVRAATDPSTPFRTLVGGDAELIDATKTSMSFEDFETTMRAALDWHD; encoded by the coding sequence ATGGCGACCATCCTTATCACCGGCAGTAACAGTGGTTTCGGCAGGTTGGCCGTGTTCACCCTTGCCAGGCAGGGCCATCAGGTGGTGGCCACCATGCGGACCGTCTCCAAAGGTGACGACCTTCGACGGCTTGCTGAGGGCGAAGGTCTTGATATTGAGATCCGTCAACTCGACGTCACCGATCCCGACTCAGTCGAAGCAGCTATCGCCGACCCGGCAAGCATCGATGTGCTGGTCAACAACGCCGGTTTCGAGGTCCAGGGAGCGATAGAACAGATTGACGATGTTCTCATGCAACGTCAACTGGAGACCAACGTCATGGGTCCCCTACGCACCATGAGAGCGGTTCTCCCAGCATGGAGCGAGCGTGGAAGCGGAGTAATAGTAAACGTCAGCAGCATCGCCGGACGGGTGGCCCCGCCCTACAGCGGCGCTTACGCGGCATCGAAACACGCTCTCGAAGCCCTGACTGAATCGCTCCACTTTGAGGTATCCCATCTTGGGATCCGGGTCCATCTCATCGAACCCGGGCGTTTCCCGACCAACTTCTCCGACAACATTGTCTTCCCCCCGGCCTGGGAGGGTTCGCCTCACGAGGACCGGGCCCTCATATTTCGGGATTCGTTGACGAGCCTCGACGGAGACGGGACCGGGACCCCAGCCGACCCCCAACTCGTCGCCGATTCCATTGTTCGTGCTGCCACTGACCCCTCGACACCATTTCGAACGCTGGTTGGCGGGGACGCCGAACTTATCGACGCAACCAAGACCTCCATGAGCTTCGAGGATTTCGAAACCACGATGCGTGCCGCCCTCGACTGGCACGACTGA
- a CDS encoding DUF5654 family protein, translating to MSDFRENVEKLNIRGIVMSSVMTAFGLVVALSWKDAINGLVARILPNSDGGSLLSLFITAGAVTLLVVVLASVALRINRRLEGQLERLTDQLEKVGDLFERD from the coding sequence ATGAGCGACTTCAGAGAGAACGTCGAGAAACTGAATATCCGCGGGATCGTGATGTCGTCGGTGATGACGGCGTTCGGTCTGGTAGTTGCCCTGTCCTGGAAGGACGCCATCAACGGTCTGGTGGCCCGGATCCTCCCGAACTCCGATGGCGGTTCGCTGCTCAGCCTGTTCATCACGGCGGGTGCAGTGACCCTGCTCGTGGTCGTGCTGGCCTCCGTAGCCCTAAGAATAAACCGTCGGCTGGAGGGTCAGCTGGAGCGTTTGACCGACCAACTCGAGAAGGTGGGCGACCTCTTCGAGAGGGACTGA
- a CDS encoding FAD-dependent oxidoreductase: protein MISLPSVPRINTNTSDVIVIGAGIVGLAAAHALLLAGNSVRIVEQSEPGIGQSTRTGGGIRLAHGSEMNVRLTQLSLPTWLNFEEQFGIDPHYQETGHLFLSTEDTGGLTTQAGLLESLGVHCDVLSKGEISQRWPTLDSMDFTAGNYCKTGGYLDQHRVIKGFAQTIQAGGAHLELRTRVEGILRDGDKVTGVHTSEGSFTSGTVVNAAGPHAGVISALAGLEIPFVSRRHELLILEQTARVPEGIPWLIDTDHQVHMRPDGSGRALVGGFLGHDDPDDPDDYDPALSERWSTTVREQASQSFHLSRPDSPVLRGWAGLYPGTVDYLPVLEQSTPGLVTAAGFSGTGLMHAPVVAQIVADLIREGSTSVLDIAALRSRRFDNEQLVVDSTGF, encoded by the coding sequence TTGATCTCCCTGCCTAGTGTTCCGAGGATCAACACGAACACAAGTGACGTCATAGTCATCGGGGCAGGCATCGTCGGGCTTGCCGCCGCTCACGCCCTCCTGCTTGCGGGAAACAGCGTTCGGATTGTTGAACAGTCCGAACCAGGGATAGGCCAATCGACCAGAACCGGTGGAGGAATCCGCCTCGCCCACGGATCCGAAATGAACGTCCGGTTGACCCAACTCAGCCTGCCGACTTGGCTCAACTTCGAGGAACAGTTCGGCATCGACCCCCACTACCAAGAAACCGGCCACCTCTTCCTCTCCACGGAGGACACCGGAGGTTTGACAACCCAAGCCGGCCTACTCGAGTCGCTGGGAGTCCACTGCGACGTCCTAAGCAAGGGAGAGATCAGCCAGCGCTGGCCAACGCTGGACTCCATGGATTTCACGGCTGGCAACTACTGCAAAACCGGCGGCTACCTCGACCAGCATCGAGTGATCAAGGGATTCGCCCAAACCATCCAAGCCGGCGGAGCTCACCTTGAGTTGCGCACCCGGGTCGAAGGGATCCTTCGTGACGGAGACAAGGTCACAGGGGTCCATACCTCGGAAGGTTCGTTTACCAGCGGAACCGTCGTCAATGCTGCTGGGCCACACGCCGGGGTGATCTCCGCACTCGCCGGGCTTGAGATCCCGTTTGTCTCGCGTCGCCACGAACTCCTGATCCTGGAACAGACAGCCCGTGTTCCCGAAGGCATCCCGTGGCTCATCGACACTGACCATCAGGTGCACATGCGTCCTGACGGCTCGGGTCGAGCACTCGTTGGCGGTTTCCTCGGCCATGACGACCCCGACGACCCCGACGACTATGACCCAGCCTTGTCTGAACGATGGTCAACCACCGTCCGCGAACAGGCATCCCAGTCATTTCATCTCAGCCGTCCTGACTCTCCAGTCCTGAGAGGGTGGGCTGGCCTTTACCCGGGAACCGTCGACTATCTCCCAGTCCTCGAGCAGTCGACGCCCGGCCTCGTTACCGCTGCAGGGTTTTCGGGCACCGGCCTCATGCACGCACCTGTCGTAGCCCAGATCGTCGCTGACCTGATCCGAGAGGGATCCACCTCAGTCTTAGATATCGCTGCTCTGCGATCCCGCCGCTTCGACAACGAGCAACTGGTTGTGGACTCCACAGGCTTCTGA
- a CDS encoding AMP-binding protein: MSEPIYDARTFWELVERRVADSPDRAFLIDPGGDETPERTVTFAEARAWAERTAAGFAAMGIGEGTPVTWVLPTRIETIVVSLALSRLGAVQNPIIHIYRDREVGFCIRQTAAEVVLTPGEWNGFDYRAMVERVTADLDSPPTVLDTYDTLPEGDPAELPPVPATLADGEPPIRWTYYTSGTTSDPKGVLHTDASLMAGGVGLARALDMQPTDVGSIAFPYAHIGGPDYLVCLLASGFPAVLVEKFDLGAVVDAYRRHRVTMAGGSTVFYTMFLGVQRQQPDEPIIPTLRLLSGGGAPKPPEIFFEVQAEMGIPVAHGYGMTESPMICQGSPADSDDQLAHTEGHPVHAAQVAICRPDGSECDRGEEGEVRISGPQLFKGYRDPSLNADAFDDLGRFRSGDLAVMRDDGHVTLTGRLKDVIIRKGENIAAKEIEDVLYTHPAVGAVAVIGLPDTERGERVCAVVETAEDSEPLTLDQMAEACADAGLMRQKVPEQLVVYDGPLPRNATMKILKYELKEAMAEIPWP, from the coding sequence ATGAGTGAACCGATCTACGACGCCCGGACGTTCTGGGAGCTGGTCGAGCGGCGGGTGGCCGACAGTCCGGATCGGGCATTCCTGATCGACCCTGGCGGGGATGAGACACCGGAGCGAACGGTGACCTTTGCCGAGGCCAGGGCGTGGGCTGAACGCACGGCCGCCGGATTCGCCGCCATGGGTATCGGCGAAGGCACCCCCGTGACATGGGTGCTGCCCACCCGTATCGAGACCATCGTGGTGTCCCTTGCCCTGTCGCGCCTCGGTGCCGTCCAAAACCCGATCATTCACATCTACCGGGACCGCGAGGTCGGCTTCTGCATCCGTCAGACAGCCGCCGAGGTAGTACTCACACCGGGGGAGTGGAATGGCTTCGACTACCGGGCCATGGTCGAGCGGGTTACCGCTGACCTCGACTCGCCGCCGACCGTGCTGGACACCTACGACACCCTGCCCGAAGGAGACCCGGCTGAACTCCCACCGGTCCCGGCGACACTGGCCGACGGAGAGCCGCCCATCCGGTGGACCTATTACACGTCAGGCACCACTTCGGATCCCAAAGGCGTGCTGCATACCGATGCCAGCCTCATGGCCGGAGGCGTAGGTCTAGCTCGGGCATTGGACATGCAGCCCACCGACGTCGGGTCGATTGCCTTCCCGTACGCCCACATTGGTGGCCCCGACTACCTGGTCTGTCTCCTGGCCAGCGGCTTCCCGGCCGTGCTTGTCGAGAAGTTCGACCTAGGTGCGGTGGTAGACGCCTACCGCCGCCACAGAGTGACGATGGCTGGTGGCAGCACTGTCTTCTACACGATGTTCCTCGGGGTCCAGCGCCAGCAGCCCGACGAGCCGATCATCCCGACACTTCGCCTCCTCTCGGGAGGCGGAGCTCCCAAACCTCCCGAGATTTTCTTCGAAGTGCAGGCCGAGATGGGCATCCCGGTGGCCCACGGCTACGGCATGACCGAAAGCCCGATGATCTGCCAGGGATCGCCCGCTGATTCTGACGACCAACTCGCCCACACCGAAGGTCATCCAGTGCATGCCGCGCAAGTAGCCATCTGTCGACCCGATGGAAGCGAATGCGACCGTGGAGAGGAGGGCGAGGTCCGGATCTCGGGCCCACAGCTCTTCAAGGGCTACCGGGACCCCTCTCTGAACGCGGATGCCTTCGACGATCTGGGACGGTTCCGCAGCGGCGACCTAGCCGTCATGCGTGATGACGGCCACGTCACCCTCACCGGTCGATTGAAGGACGTGATCATCCGCAAGGGCGAGAACATCGCCGCCAAGGAGATCGAGGACGTCCTCTACACCCACCCGGCCGTCGGTGCCGTGGCCGTCATCGGCCTTCCCGACACTGAGCGTGGTGAACGGGTCTGTGCGGTTGTCGAGACAGCGGAGGACTCTGAACCACTGACCCTCGACCAAATGGCCGAGGCGTGCGCCGACGCCGGCCTCATGCGCCAGAAGGTGCCTGAACAACTGGTGGTGTACGACGGCCCGCTGCCCCGCAACGCCACCATGAAGATCCTGAAGTACGAACTAAAGGAAGCCATGGCTGAAATTCCTTGGCCGTAG
- a CDS encoding crotonase/enoyl-CoA hydratase family protein — protein MTELDPAEGGVTTEVRGRILLIGLDRPAKMNGYTPQMARQLVDAFERLDTDDDLWCGVLFGHGAHFTAGLDLPKFHGGMKEGRRSTSGRIDPMSLGRRCCKPIVTAVQGVTFTLGIELMLAGDIVVAADDCRFSQLEPMRGIHAAGGATMRFVDRGGWGNAMYHLLTSDEFDAAEAYRIGLVQEVVATGTQLDRAIEIAEVICTNAPLAIQATKASSARYVREGEEACIEALGVTQSGLAATEDAAEGVAAFRDRRKGRFTGR, from the coding sequence ATGACCGAACTCGATCCCGCCGAAGGCGGAGTCACCACCGAGGTACGTGGTCGGATCCTGCTCATCGGGCTGGACCGACCAGCCAAGATGAACGGCTATACGCCACAGATGGCCCGTCAGTTGGTCGACGCCTTCGAGCGTCTCGACACTGACGACGACCTGTGGTGCGGGGTGCTGTTCGGCCACGGCGCCCACTTCACGGCAGGGCTGGACCTCCCGAAGTTCCACGGCGGCATGAAGGAAGGGCGACGATCGACTAGTGGCCGCATTGACCCGATGTCGCTCGGGCGTCGATGCTGCAAACCGATCGTCACCGCGGTGCAGGGCGTGACGTTCACCCTGGGGATCGAACTGATGCTGGCCGGCGACATCGTTGTGGCCGCCGATGACTGCCGATTCTCCCAACTCGAACCGATGCGGGGCATCCATGCTGCGGGCGGCGCCACCATGCGCTTCGTCGACCGAGGCGGATGGGGTAACGCCATGTACCACCTACTCACCTCTGACGAGTTCGACGCGGCCGAGGCCTACCGGATCGGTCTCGTCCAGGAGGTCGTAGCGACCGGCACCCAGTTGGACCGGGCCATCGAGATCGCCGAGGTGATCTGCACTAACGCCCCGTTGGCCATCCAGGCCACCAAGGCCTCGTCCGCCCGCTACGTCCGCGAGGGCGAAGAGGCGTGCATCGAGGCACTGGGGGTCACCCAGTCCGGGTTGGCAGCCACCGAGGATGCCGCCGAGGGTGTGGCGGCCTTCCGGGATCGTCGTAAGGGCCGGTTCACCGGCCGGTAA
- a CDS encoding methylated-DNA--[protein]-cysteine S-methyltransferase, whose amino-acid sequence MIGTEEDFDEQPVDKIAKVAGPVGGLWIAWNDHGISGASFANTTTFARFREEHHDRTGRGAARAETMPDDLFDAIEYSFTTGDRSDLTFDLRGATPFQMSVWEACLAIPAGTTHTYADLARAIHRPRAVRAVGTALGANPIPVLIPCHRVLRTDGSLGGYAFGLPIKERLLEREAVRAAA is encoded by the coding sequence ATGATCGGCACCGAGGAGGACTTCGACGAGCAACCCGTCGACAAGATCGCGAAGGTTGCCGGACCAGTCGGAGGCCTCTGGATCGCATGGAACGACCACGGCATCTCGGGGGCGAGTTTCGCGAACACCACCACCTTCGCCCGGTTCCGTGAGGAGCACCATGACCGCACCGGCCGTGGAGCTGCACGCGCTGAGACCATGCCGGACGACTTGTTCGACGCCATCGAATACTCCTTCACTACCGGCGACCGCAGCGACCTGACCTTCGACCTTCGTGGTGCCACGCCCTTCCAGATGTCGGTCTGGGAGGCCTGCTTGGCAATCCCGGCGGGAACCACCCACACCTATGCGGATCTGGCCCGGGCGATCCATCGCCCTAGGGCAGTCCGAGCCGTGGGAACAGCACTGGGCGCCAACCCCATCCCGGTTCTGATCCCGTGCCACCGAGTGCTTCGCACCGACGGCAGCCTCGGCGGCTACGCGTTCGGCCTGCCCATCAAGGAACGCCTGCTGGAGCGCGAGGCGGTGCGGGCCGCCGCCTGA
- a CDS encoding universal stress protein — translation MGDGSDRRIVVGIEGSGYAREALIWAIEEAHHRGAMVEVVTCFSPTYVPAAPDLGYVPLDSFDLATEVDKMQGEVIESALEASKYGDEVEIRRTLKKGRPADTLMASAEGASMLVVGNRGRGGFAGLRLGSVSQAIAHHSPCPLVIVRSGLDTD, via the coding sequence ATGGGTGACGGGTCCGACCGGCGCATCGTCGTCGGCATCGAAGGTTCGGGGTACGCCCGCGAGGCGTTGATCTGGGCTATTGAAGAAGCCCACCATCGAGGCGCCATGGTAGAAGTGGTGACGTGCTTCTCCCCCACCTACGTACCCGCCGCCCCCGATCTGGGGTACGTCCCGCTGGATTCGTTCGACCTGGCGACCGAAGTCGACAAGATGCAGGGCGAGGTCATCGAATCCGCCCTTGAGGCCTCGAAATACGGAGATGAGGTTGAGATTCGGCGCACCCTGAAGAAGGGCCGGCCTGCCGACACCCTCATGGCCTCGGCCGAAGGTGCGTCCATGCTGGTGGTCGGCAACCGGGGACGAGGCGGATTCGCCGGACTCCGCCTGGGCTCGGTCAGCCAAGCCATCGCCCACCACAGTCCGTGTCCGCTAGTCATCGTCCGATCAGGCCTTGACACCGACTGA
- a CDS encoding CarD family transcriptional regulator codes for MFKPGDKVVYPHHGAAVIVKKEKKKAFGENTEYLVLEMAHGELTLSVPVDKAEDVGMRWPIDKDDVEDLFEVLQKRDIREPANWSRRFKNHQEKLKSGDVYQVAEVVRNLALRDQAKGLSAGEKTLYTKALSVLVSELAFALNTPEEKAIAKVEEALS; via the coding sequence ATGTTCAAGCCCGGCGACAAGGTCGTCTATCCGCACCACGGTGCTGCGGTCATCGTCAAGAAGGAAAAGAAGAAGGCCTTCGGCGAGAACACCGAGTACCTGGTGCTCGAGATGGCTCACGGCGAACTGACGCTGTCGGTTCCGGTCGACAAGGCCGAAGACGTCGGCATGCGCTGGCCGATCGACAAGGACGACGTGGAGGACCTGTTCGAGGTGCTCCAGAAGCGGGACATCCGCGAGCCGGCCAACTGGTCGCGACGGTTTAAGAACCATCAGGAAAAGCTCAAGAGCGGTGACGTCTACCAGGTCGCCGAAGTGGTCCGAAACCTCGCCTTGCGCGACCAGGCCAAGGGCCTGTCGGCCGGTGAAAAGACCCTCTACACCAAGGCCCTCAGTGTGCTGGTGTCCGAACTGGCCTTCGCGTTGAACACGCCGGAAGAAAAGGCCATAGCCAAGGTCGAAGAAGCCCTCTCCTGA
- a CDS encoding proline--tRNA ligase: MRWSSLFIPTLRDAPAEAEAVSHRLLARGGFMRQLQSGHYSMLPLGWRVHQKVAAVIRQEMDGIGAQEFLLPAMHPASVWQASGRWESMGDEMFRLTDRKGADLALGMTHEEVFATISQELNSYRELPQLWYQIQWKFRDEPRPKSGLLRVREFAMKDSYSFDLDDDGLDRSFDLHHDAYQRIFRRLDLDTRPVEASSGAMGGSASIEFMVESDAGEDDVAICDGCGYAANVERATAALEPVENRSSSDAPQSFPTPGVRTIAALAELDHPAVHQIKTLVYKVDGVLTLVLLRGDHPFLQQKFTDATGATEVVPADADEIKAALGASPGSLGAVGVTELPIYADEALRGRSGMTTGANVDDQHLEGVDVERDIAVDHWLDIRCILDGEACTTCGNALRVVRCIEAGHIFKLGRKYADAMGVTVLDVEGVNRVPTMGSYGIGVGRAMATVAETHHDEHGLIWPMSIAPYEVVLTVVKVDHEESMAVAERLYGELQAAGVDVLLDDRDGRPGVKFADAELVGIPLRITIGPRGLDNGQLEYTSRADGEKVDVPIDEVVARVVDAVVTGRSAGR, translated from the coding sequence GTGCGCTGGTCATCCCTTTTCATTCCCACCCTGCGCGACGCCCCGGCCGAGGCCGAGGCGGTGAGCCATCGCCTGCTCGCCCGCGGCGGCTTCATGCGCCAACTCCAGTCCGGCCACTACTCAATGCTGCCACTGGGCTGGCGGGTCCACCAGAAGGTGGCCGCGGTCATTCGCCAAGAGATGGACGGCATCGGCGCCCAGGAGTTCCTGCTGCCGGCCATGCACCCCGCCTCTGTCTGGCAGGCCTCGGGCCGTTGGGAGTCGATGGGCGACGAGATGTTCCGCCTGACGGACCGAAAGGGTGCCGACCTGGCCCTCGGCATGACGCATGAAGAAGTGTTCGCCACCATCTCCCAAGAGCTCAACTCCTACCGGGAACTACCGCAGCTCTGGTACCAGATCCAGTGGAAGTTCCGGGATGAACCCCGACCCAAGTCCGGGCTACTGCGGGTACGCGAGTTCGCCATGAAGGACTCGTACTCGTTCGACCTCGACGACGACGGCCTCGACCGATCCTTCGACCTCCATCACGACGCCTACCAGCGGATCTTCCGGCGCCTCGACCTAGATACCCGTCCAGTGGAGGCCTCGTCGGGCGCTATGGGCGGCAGCGCCTCGATCGAATTCATGGTCGAGTCCGACGCCGGCGAGGACGACGTGGCGATCTGTGATGGATGTGGATACGCCGCCAACGTGGAGCGGGCCACTGCGGCGCTCGAACCGGTGGAGAACCGCTCGTCCAGCGACGCACCGCAGAGCTTTCCGACGCCTGGAGTGCGGACCATCGCAGCACTCGCCGAACTCGACCATCCGGCGGTCCATCAGATCAAGACGCTCGTCTACAAGGTCGATGGAGTGCTCACGTTGGTCCTGCTGCGGGGCGACCATCCGTTCCTGCAGCAGAAATTCACCGATGCCACCGGAGCCACCGAAGTGGTGCCTGCCGACGCAGACGAGATCAAGGCAGCCCTCGGCGCGTCACCGGGCAGCCTCGGCGCGGTCGGCGTGACCGAACTGCCCATCTATGCCGACGAGGCACTTCGTGGCCGGTCCGGTATGACCACCGGGGCCAACGTCGACGACCAGCACCTCGAAGGTGTCGACGTCGAACGCGACATCGCCGTTGACCACTGGCTAGACATTCGCTGCATCCTCGACGGCGAAGCTTGCACCACCTGCGGCAATGCCCTGCGGGTTGTCCGGTGCATCGAGGCCGGCCACATCTTCAAGCTGGGTCGCAAATACGCGGATGCGATGGGGGTCACCGTCCTGGACGTCGAAGGCGTCAACCGAGTGCCGACCATGGGGTCCTACGGCATTGGCGTGGGCCGGGCCATGGCCACCGTCGCCGAGACCCACCATGACGAACACGGCCTGATATGGCCCATGTCGATCGCCCCGTACGAGGTGGTCCTGACCGTGGTAAAGGTCGACCACGAGGAATCGATGGCCGTCGCCGAACGCCTCTACGGAGAACTCCAGGCCGCCGGCGTCGACGTTCTACTCGACGACCGAGACGGTCGTCCGGGCGTGAAGTTCGCCGATGCCGAACTGGTCGGCATCCCACTGCGGATCACCATCGGGCCCCGCGGCCTGGACAACGGACAACTGGAATACACCAGCCGGGCCGACGGCGAGAAGGTCGACGTGCCCATCGACGAAGTGGTGGCCCGAGTGGTCGACGCTGTCGTCACCGGGCGGTCGGCGGGCCGCTAG
- a CDS encoding acyl-CoA dehydrogenase family protein yields the protein MTDTVTSVAATGTPDEVRAELDAWLSENWDPDLTVEEWWARLAGARWTSPALPPEAGGRGYGRDLAAAVSTGLAEANVVGPPMGLGLMLAAPTIGVHGTPEQIDRWVPPILEGTDAWCQLFSEPGAGSDLAGLQCKAIRDGDEWIITGQKVWTSGGHTAQKGMLIARTDPEAPKHQGITYFGIDMDQPGIEVRPLREMTGQALFNEVFLDEARVPHDAVIGGLGVGWAVANTTLAFERASLGGGGKQPVSVPPGPTAGRLQARAGDYTERVNRGPDGEGGRGMGTSAMIDLARAVGNADDPIVRQEIVQLHILGEVNRLNMQRAKAGGSRTGAEGNLAKLAMSELVRRSRDVGNLIIGADGMLAPANCTTGGVVQEVTVFSPAPAIYGGTDQVQRNIIGERVLGLPKEPGPDKGTPFRDLLQN from the coding sequence ATGACCGACACCGTTACCTCCGTGGCAGCGACCGGGACTCCTGACGAGGTCCGCGCCGAACTTGATGCCTGGCTTTCAGAGAACTGGGATCCTGACCTGACTGTCGAGGAGTGGTGGGCCCGTCTGGCTGGCGCCCGGTGGACGTCGCCGGCCTTGCCCCCCGAGGCTGGTGGCCGTGGCTACGGCCGGGACCTCGCCGCGGCGGTGTCGACCGGACTGGCGGAGGCCAATGTGGTTGGTCCGCCAATGGGGTTGGGCCTGATGCTGGCTGCACCGACCATTGGTGTGCACGGCACCCCCGAACAGATTGATCGCTGGGTGCCGCCCATCCTTGAGGGGACTGATGCCTGGTGTCAGCTGTTCTCCGAGCCGGGCGCCGGATCGGACCTTGCCGGCCTGCAGTGCAAAGCCATCCGCGATGGTGACGAGTGGATCATCACCGGTCAGAAGGTCTGGACGTCAGGCGGTCACACGGCCCAGAAGGGGATGCTCATTGCCCGGACCGATCCCGAGGCTCCCAAGCACCAAGGCATCACCTACTTCGGCATCGACATGGACCAACCGGGCATCGAAGTTCGACCGCTCCGGGAGATGACCGGGCAGGCATTGTTCAACGAGGTGTTCCTCGACGAAGCCCGGGTTCCCCACGACGCCGTCATTGGCGGCCTAGGCGTCGGCTGGGCGGTGGCCAACACCACGCTGGCCTTTGAGCGGGCCAGCCTCGGCGGCGGCGGAAAGCAGCCGGTGTCGGTGCCTCCGGGTCCGACGGCCGGCCGGCTTCAGGCGCGCGCCGGTGATTACACCGAGCGGGTCAACCGGGGTCCGGACGGTGAGGGCGGTCGTGGCATGGGCACATCGGCCATGATCGACCTGGCCCGTGCAGTGGGCAACGCTGATGACCCGATCGTGCGTCAGGAGATCGTGCAACTGCACATCCTTGGCGAGGTGAACCGACTCAACATGCAGAGGGCCAAGGCCGGCGGTAGCCGCACCGGGGCCGAAGGCAACCTGGCCAAGTTGGCCATGAGTGAACTGGTTCGACGTAGCCGCGACGTGGGCAACCTGATTATCGGAGCCGACGGGATGCTGGCCCCGGCTAACTGCACCACCGGCGGGGTGGTCCAGGAGGTCACGGTGTTCAGCCCGGCGCCGGCTATCTACGGCGGCACCGATCAGGTACAGCGAAACATCATCGGCGAGCGGGTGCTCGGCCTTCCCAAGGAGCCGGGCCCGGACAAGGGAACGCCGTTCCGGGACCTCCTCCAGAACTAG
- a CDS encoding alpha/beta hydrolase, producing MAINRPEVADAPLVVLIHGAGMDRTVWSHQTRWLAHHDTRAVAVDLPGHGYSDGPALGSIAGLAAWVGDLSEALGGPLHVIGHSMGAFIGLEAAATLGDKIASLVVMGLGAAMPVHPALQTAADDDDPLAADLMAGWMHGPDQKFGTNPTPGMSMTGTSRAVIETSPDGVLAGDLALCGAYDGAVDAGAAITCPTTVVLGTLDRMTPRRGAQPLVDALGHATLVELATSGHAPMMEDPDAVRSALLAHLFPN from the coding sequence ATGGCCATCAATCGACCGGAGGTGGCCGATGCCCCGCTCGTCGTCCTGATCCACGGGGCCGGCATGGACCGAACCGTCTGGTCGCACCAGACCCGTTGGTTGGCCCACCACGACACCCGGGCGGTGGCTGTCGACCTGCCGGGACACGGCTACTCCGACGGGCCGGCGCTGGGGTCGATAGCCGGACTGGCTGCCTGGGTGGGCGACCTGTCCGAGGCCCTCGGCGGGCCACTGCACGTAATCGGCCACTCCATGGGTGCGTTCATCGGTCTCGAAGCGGCTGCCACCCTCGGTGACAAGATCGCCTCGCTGGTCGTGATGGGACTCGGAGCAGCCATGCCCGTGCATCCCGCCCTGCAAACCGCCGCCGACGACGACGATCCCTTGGCCGCCGACCTCATGGCCGGCTGGATGCACGGACCCGACCAGAAGTTCGGCACCAACCCCACCCCGGGAATGTCGATGACGGGAACCAGTCGGGCTGTCATCGAGACCTCGCCCGACGGGGTGCTGGCCGGCGACCTGGCGCTGTGCGGGGCGTACGACGGCGCTGTGGATGCGGGAGCCGCGATCACCTGCCCGACCACGGTGGTACTGGGCACGCTCGACCGGATGACCCCACGCCGGGGCGCCCAACCGCTGGTCGACGCGCTTGGTCACGCCACACTGGTCGAACTGGCCACCTCGGGACACGCCCCGATGATGGAGGATCCGGACGCCGTCCGGTCAGCCCTTCTGGCCCACCTGTTTCCGAACTAG